A DNA window from Pseudomonas tohonis contains the following coding sequences:
- the trxA gene encoding thioredoxin TrxA has protein sequence MSELISHVSDASFEQDVLKAEGAVLVDYWAEWCGPCKMIAPVLDEIAKDYQGKLKICKLNIDENQDTPPKYGVRGIPTLMLFKNGNVEATKVGALSKSQLAAFLDANI, from the coding sequence ATGAGCGAACTCATCTCCCACGTTAGCGACGCCAGCTTCGAGCAGGACGTGCTCAAGGCCGAAGGCGCTGTGCTGGTCGATTACTGGGCCGAGTGGTGTGGCCCGTGCAAGATGATCGCCCCCGTCCTCGACGAGATCGCCAAGGACTACCAGGGCAAGCTGAAGATCTGCAAGCTGAACATCGACGAGAACCAGGACACCCCGCCGAAATACGGTGTGCGCGGCATCCCGACCCTGATGCTGTTCAAGAACGGCAACGTTGAAGCGACCAAGGTCGGCGCCCTGTCCAAGTCCCAGCTGGCGGCCTTCCTCGACGCCAACATCTGA
- a CDS encoding PKD domain-containing protein produces the protein MSSFRLNALSRATRRWSASLGAALLLPSGMALADDSQHGTESVIQGHFINLQSSNARATPFSAAEAGTEQLVQETGMRIRNLTPQAGDAFKDLQVMTGQLEGRARTLSAPGEMTLAARPDGSFVALLPDANAIIRGDASGQQSMIRFDPGAAFAPDGVDYVAGDDSEPPAQKESRSGQRSFQVSRNVQGETVIDLLAGFSQAAADYIGDHEAFALAQVASVNRALQQSQVQGVRLRLVGTQVVAQDAPITSPSLGQVRNVFAEGMRRYSPDVVASFVVGTPGQDTAVGWGHLPGRYTINSIKSSTVFRHELGHNIGGGHCSDGKSYRFGYNNGRLGTILCGNHVGYFSNPDVKDSRGVPLGHADTANMARVWRENAARMSAYSPSVVPLEEERGTSILSEKVSLSSGQTRYFPVDVPEGTRRLVFSVVDGELTEKAGQVQLLLKRGAQPSGTSYDYRSVRSHNVSLGVNDPQPGRWYLAINTDNRATQDQVLEAHAYGLTQDTAQGRYLKFVATSAVDGQDTASVAELLLVDAKGKALPRESWTILSTSSAVPGAAVGSHAIDGNPNSYWSSAAGARYPHEMVIDLGADSRFSQLHYLPRQDAGLSGNIKGYQVYGSSSVNGGWHLLADGQFSADNDLKAASLKPVVAGQPPVAVISGKTEANAGDRIVLDASGSTDPQGNALSFAWEASPRLDFDYDGARLSFTAPELQADTRYRFTLTLSNGKQSSTRTHEVLVKGQAATASCKPEWTLRGIYVGNDVVQWKGRQYHARWWTSGAEPGLASTTGPDGAGKVWRDLGPCQSGGEKPVEPPVAEVKPPVAVIGGASQAKPGETVYLNASGSSDPAGLKLSYSWSVSPGVAFEAAGDLMKFVATRAAQDVTYSVSLTVNNGKHSVTRVHQVKVQAETPATVKPPVASIAGASQAKGGETVTLDAAGSSDPAGLALSYRWTVTPSVSFQASGSKLSFVAPKGDKDISYRFTLNLSNGTHVASRDHSVMVLADKVETPTGCQGAWSPQGTYWANDKVSHNGRFYVARWWTKGNEPTAATIGGEGSGKVWRDVGACN, from the coding sequence ATGTCGAGCTTCCGATTGAACGCCCTTTCCCGCGCCACCCGCCGATGGAGTGCCAGCCTGGGAGCGGCCCTGCTTCTGCCGAGCGGCATGGCGCTGGCCGATGACAGCCAGCACGGCACCGAATCAGTCATCCAGGGGCATTTCATCAACCTCCAGTCATCGAATGCCAGGGCGACCCCGTTCAGCGCCGCCGAGGCCGGAACCGAGCAACTGGTGCAGGAAACCGGGATGCGCATCCGCAACCTCACGCCGCAGGCCGGCGATGCGTTCAAGGACCTGCAGGTCATGACCGGGCAACTCGAAGGGCGCGCGCGCACCCTCAGCGCCCCCGGGGAAATGACCCTGGCGGCGCGGCCCGATGGCAGCTTCGTTGCGCTGCTGCCGGATGCCAACGCCATCATCCGCGGCGACGCCAGCGGCCAGCAGTCGATGATCCGTTTCGATCCGGGCGCCGCCTTCGCGCCGGATGGCGTCGACTACGTCGCCGGCGATGACAGCGAGCCGCCGGCCCAGAAGGAGTCGCGCAGCGGCCAGCGGAGTTTCCAGGTCAGCCGCAACGTCCAGGGTGAAACCGTGATCGACCTGCTGGCCGGGTTCTCCCAGGCCGCAGCCGACTACATCGGTGACCACGAGGCCTTTGCCCTGGCCCAGGTGGCCTCGGTGAACCGCGCACTGCAACAGTCCCAGGTGCAGGGCGTGCGCCTGCGCCTGGTGGGCACCCAGGTGGTGGCCCAGGATGCCCCCATCACCAGTCCCAGCCTGGGCCAGGTGCGCAACGTCTTCGCCGAAGGCATGCGTCGCTACAGCCCGGACGTGGTCGCCAGCTTCGTCGTGGGTACTCCCGGGCAGGACACCGCCGTGGGTTGGGGCCACCTGCCCGGGCGCTACACCATCAACTCCATCAAGTCGTCCACCGTGTTCCGTCACGAGCTGGGCCACAACATCGGCGGCGGCCACTGTTCCGACGGCAAGAGCTACCGCTTCGGCTACAACAACGGCCGGCTCGGCACCATCCTGTGCGGCAACCATGTGGGCTATTTCTCCAACCCGGACGTCAAGGACAGCCGGGGCGTGCCGCTGGGCCACGCGGACACCGCCAACATGGCCCGGGTCTGGCGGGAAAACGCGGCGCGGATGTCGGCCTACAGCCCGTCCGTGGTGCCGCTCGAAGAAGAACGAGGCACCTCGATCCTCAGCGAGAAGGTCAGCCTGAGCAGCGGCCAGACGCGCTACTTCCCGGTGGATGTCCCCGAAGGCACCCGGCGCCTGGTGTTCAGCGTGGTGGACGGCGAACTCACCGAGAAGGCCGGCCAGGTCCAGCTGCTGCTCAAGCGCGGCGCCCAGCCCAGTGGCACCAGCTACGACTACCGCTCGGTACGCAGCCACAACGTCTCCCTGGGGGTGAACGACCCGCAGCCGGGGCGCTGGTACCTGGCAATCAACACCGACAACCGCGCCACCCAGGACCAGGTGCTCGAAGCCCACGCCTACGGCCTCACCCAGGACACCGCCCAGGGTCGCTACCTGAAGTTCGTCGCCACCTCGGCGGTGGACGGCCAGGACACCGCCAGCGTCGCCGAACTGCTGCTGGTGGATGCCAAGGGCAAGGCCCTGCCCCGCGAGAGCTGGACGATCCTGTCCACCAGCAGCGCCGTGCCTGGCGCGGCGGTCGGCAGCCACGCGATCGACGGCAATCCCAACTCCTACTGGAGCTCGGCGGCGGGCGCGCGCTATCCCCATGAAATGGTGATCGACCTGGGGGCCGATAGCCGCTTCTCGCAACTGCACTACCTGCCCCGCCAGGACGCCGGCCTGAGCGGCAACATCAAGGGTTACCAGGTCTACGGCAGCAGCAGCGTCAACGGCGGCTGGCACCTGCTGGCCGATGGCCAATTCAGCGCCGACAACGACCTCAAGGCCGCATCCCTCAAGCCTGTAGTGGCCGGTCAGCCTCCGGTGGCGGTGATCAGCGGCAAGACCGAAGCCAACGCCGGGGACAGGATCGTCCTGGACGCTTCCGGCTCCACGGATCCCCAGGGCAATGCCCTGAGCTTCGCCTGGGAGGCCTCGCCGCGCCTGGACTTCGACTACGACGGCGCGCGCCTCAGCTTCACCGCGCCGGAACTGCAGGCGGACACTCGCTATCGCTTCACCCTGACCCTGAGCAATGGCAAGCAGAGCAGCACCCGGACCCACGAGGTGCTGGTCAAGGGCCAGGCCGCCACCGCCAGCTGCAAGCCGGAGTGGACCCTCAGGGGTATCTATGTCGGCAACGACGTGGTGCAGTGGAAGGGGCGCCAGTACCACGCCCGCTGGTGGACCTCGGGCGCCGAGCCGGGGTTGGCCAGCACCACCGGCCCGGACGGCGCCGGCAAGGTCTGGCGTGACCTGGGCCCCTGCCAGAGCGGCGGCGAGAAGCCGGTCGAGCCGCCGGTGGCGGAGGTCAAGCCGCCCGTGGCGGTGATCGGCGGTGCCAGCCAGGCCAAGCCGGGCGAAACCGTCTACCTCAACGCCTCGGGGTCCAGCGACCCGGCGGGCCTGAAGCTCAGCTACAGCTGGAGCGTCAGCCCCGGCGTCGCCTTCGAAGCGGCTGGCGACCTGATGAAGTTCGTCGCCACGAGGGCCGCCCAGGACGTGACCTACAGCGTCAGCCTGACGGTGAACAACGGCAAGCACAGCGTCACCCGGGTGCATCAGGTCAAGGTGCAGGCCGAGACGCCGGCGACGGTCAAGCCGCCGGTGGCGAGCATCGCTGGCGCCAGCCAGGCCAAGGGCGGTGAAACGGTGACCCTGGACGCCGCAGGTTCCAGCGATCCGGCCGGCCTGGCGCTGAGCTACCGGTGGACCGTGACGCCCAGCGTCTCCTTCCAGGCCTCGGGGTCGAAACTGAGCTTTGTCGCGCCCAAGGGCGACAAGGACATCAGCTACCGCTTCACCCTCAATCTGAGCAACGGCACCCATGTGGCCAGCCGTGACCACAGCGTGATGGTGCTGGCGGACAAGGTGGAAACCCCGACCGGCTGCCAGGGTGCCTGGAGTCCCCAGGGAACCTACTGGGCCAATGACAAGGTCAGCCACAACGGTCGCTTCTACGTCGCCCGCTGGTGGACCAAGGGCAACGAACCCACTGCCGCCACCATCGGTGGCGAAGGCAGCGGCAAGGTCTGGAGGGATGTGGGCGCCTGCAACTGA
- the rho gene encoding transcription termination factor Rho, with the protein MNLTELKQKPIAELLEMAEQMGLENMARSRKQDVIFALLKKHSKGGEEISGDGVLEILQDGFGFLRSADSSYLAGPDDIYVSPSQIRRFNLRTGDTIIGKIRPPKEGERYFALLKVDSINFDRPENAKNKILFENLTPLFPNERLKMEAGNGSTEDLTGRVIDLCAPIGKGQRGLIVAPPKAGKTIMLQNIAANITRNNPECHLIVLLIDERPEEVTEMQRTVRGEVVASTFDEPPTRHVQVAEMVIEKAKRLVEHKKDVVILLDSITRLARAYNTVIPSSGKVLTGGVDAHALEKPKRFFGAARNIEEGGSLTIIATALVETGSKMDEVIYEEFKGTGNMELPLDRRIAEKRVFPAININKSGTRREELLTAEDELQRMWILRKLLHPMDEIAAIEFLLDKLKDTKTNDEFFMSMKRK; encoded by the coding sequence ATGAATCTGACCGAACTCAAGCAAAAGCCGATTGCCGAACTGCTGGAAATGGCCGAACAGATGGGCCTCGAGAACATGGCCCGTTCGCGCAAGCAGGACGTGATCTTCGCCCTGCTGAAGAAGCATTCCAAAGGCGGCGAGGAAATCTCCGGTGACGGCGTGCTGGAGATTCTCCAGGACGGTTTTGGCTTCCTGCGCTCCGCGGACTCCTCCTACCTGGCCGGCCCGGACGACATCTACGTCTCGCCCAGCCAGATCCGCCGCTTCAACCTGCGTACCGGCGACACCATCATCGGCAAGATCCGCCCGCCGAAAGAAGGCGAGCGCTACTTCGCGCTGCTGAAGGTTGACTCGATCAACTTCGACCGCCCGGAAAACGCCAAGAACAAGATCCTGTTCGAGAACCTGACGCCCCTGTTCCCCAACGAGCGCCTGAAGATGGAAGCCGGCAACGGCTCCACCGAAGACCTCACCGGCCGCGTGATCGACCTCTGCGCGCCGATCGGCAAGGGCCAGCGCGGCCTGATCGTCGCCCCGCCGAAAGCGGGCAAGACCATCATGCTGCAGAACATCGCGGCCAACATCACCCGCAACAACCCCGAGTGCCACCTGATCGTCCTGCTGATCGACGAGCGCCCGGAAGAAGTGACCGAGATGCAGCGCACCGTGCGCGGCGAAGTGGTCGCCTCCACCTTCGACGAACCGCCGACCCGCCACGTGCAGGTCGCCGAGATGGTGATCGAGAAGGCCAAGCGCCTGGTCGAGCACAAGAAGGACGTGGTCATCCTGCTGGACTCCATCACCCGCCTGGCGCGTGCCTACAACACCGTGATCCCCAGCTCCGGCAAGGTGCTCACCGGTGGTGTCGACGCCCATGCCCTGGAGAAGCCCAAGCGCTTCTTCGGTGCTGCCCGCAACATCGAGGAAGGCGGTTCGCTGACCATCATCGCCACCGCGCTGGTCGAGACCGGCTCGAAGATGGACGAGGTGATCTACGAGGAATTCAAGGGCACCGGCAACATGGAGCTGCCGCTGGACCGCCGCATCGCCGAGAAGCGCGTGTTCCCCGCCATCAACATCAACAAGTCCGGTACCCGCCGCGAAGAGCTGCTGACCGCCGAGGACGAACTGCAGCGCATGTGGATCCTGCGCAAGCTGCTGCACCCGATGGACGAGATCGCCGCCATCGAGTTCCTGCTCGACAAGCTCAAGGACACCAAGACCAACGACGAATTCTTCATGTCCATGAAGCGCAAGTAA
- the ppx gene encoding exopolyphosphatase has protein sequence MPSTRRAETPSLIAAIDLGSNSFHMVLAKADHGEIRILERLGDKVQLAAGLDDERMLSEEAMQRGLDCLRRFAQMTNSLPEGAVRIVGTNALREARNRAEFIRRAEAILGHPVEVISGREEARLIYLGVSHSIADTPGKRLVADIGGGSTEFIIGQRFESQLRESLQMGCVSYTQRYFRDGKITPARYAQAYTAARLELMGIEYSLRRLGWQQAVGASGTIRAVGLAIQAAGMGSGEVNPEGLAWLKRKLFKLGEVEKLELDGIKPDRRAIFPAGLAILEAIFDALELKHMTHSEGALREGVLYDLLGRHHHEDVRERTLSALMERCHADAEQAARVEAKALEALEQVADAWELDDEWHRDLLVWGARVHEIGMDIAHYQYHKHGAYLIEHSDLPGFSRQDQQMLALLVRGHRRNIPKDKFAEFGDEGVKLIRLCVLLRFAILFHHIRTSQETPQVRLKVGPQSLDVQFPENWLAANPLTQADFEQEATWLKRIDFTLQVS, from the coding sequence ATGCCCTCGACCCGTCGCGCCGAAACCCCTTCCCTGATCGCAGCCATCGACCTGGGCTCCAACAGCTTCCACATGGTGCTGGCCAAGGCCGATCACGGGGAGATCCGCATCCTCGAGCGCCTCGGTGACAAGGTGCAGCTCGCCGCCGGCCTGGATGACGAGCGCATGCTCAGCGAGGAAGCCATGCAGCGCGGCCTCGACTGCCTGCGCCGCTTCGCCCAGATGACCAACAGCCTGCCCGAGGGCGCGGTGCGCATCGTCGGCACCAACGCCCTGCGCGAGGCGCGCAACCGCGCCGAGTTCATCCGCCGCGCCGAGGCCATCCTCGGCCACCCGGTGGAAGTGATCTCCGGCCGCGAGGAAGCCCGCCTCATCTACCTGGGCGTCTCCCACAGCATCGCCGACACCCCCGGCAAGCGCCTGGTCGCCGATATCGGCGGCGGCAGCACCGAGTTCATCATCGGCCAGCGCTTCGAGTCGCAGCTGCGCGAAAGCCTGCAGATGGGCTGCGTGAGCTACACGCAGCGCTATTTCCGCGATGGCAAGATCACCCCCGCCCGCTACGCCCAGGCCTACACCGCCGCACGCCTGGAGCTGATGGGCATCGAATACAGCCTGCGCCGCCTCGGCTGGCAACAGGCGGTGGGCGCCTCGGGCACCATCCGCGCCGTCGGCCTGGCGATCCAGGCGGCCGGCATGGGCAGTGGCGAGGTCAACCCGGAAGGCCTGGCCTGGCTCAAGCGCAAGCTGTTCAAGCTGGGCGAGGTGGAGAAGCTCGAACTCGACGGCATCAAGCCCGATCGCCGCGCCATCTTCCCGGCCGGGCTGGCGATCCTCGAGGCCATCTTCGACGCCCTCGAACTCAAGCACATGACCCATTCCGAAGGCGCCCTGCGCGAGGGCGTGCTCTACGACCTGCTGGGCCGCCACCACCACGAGGACGTGCGCGAACGCACCCTCAGCGCGCTGATGGAGCGCTGCCACGCCGACGCCGAGCAGGCGGCCCGCGTCGAGGCCAAGGCCCTGGAGGCGCTGGAGCAGGTGGCGGACGCCTGGGAGCTGGACGACGAGTGGCACCGCGACCTGCTGGTCTGGGGCGCCCGCGTCCACGAGATCGGCATGGACATCGCCCACTACCAGTACCACAAGCACGGCGCCTACCTGATCGAGCACTCGGACCTGCCGGGCTTCTCCCGCCAGGACCAGCAGATGCTCGCGCTGCTGGTCCGTGGCCACCGGCGCAACATCCCCAAGGACAAGTTCGCCGAGTTCGGCGACGAGGGCGTCAAGCTCATCCGCCTTTGCGTGCTGCTGCGCTTCGCCATCCTCTTCCACCACATCCGCACCAGCCAGGAGACCCCCCAGGTCCGCCTGAAGGTGGGCCCGCAGAGCCTGGACGTGCAGTTCCCCGAGAACTGGCTGGCGGCCAACCCGCTGACCCAGGCGGACTTCGAACAGGAAGCCACCTGGCTGAAGCGCATCGACTTCACCCTGCAGGTGAGCTGA
- the ppk1 gene encoding polyphosphate kinase 1, with protein sequence MNTDGLNQASNPQQEPVPEQPVAEAPAPAPVETPPPAPAPAPVIPGLDDSSLYIHRELSQLQFNIRVLEQALDESYPLLERLKFLLIFSSNLDEFFEIRAAGLKKQITFAREQAGADGLLPHQALARISELVHEQVARQYSILNDVLLPELAKHQVSFIRRRYWTPKLKTWVRRYFRDEIAPIISPIGLDPTHPFPLLVNKSLNFIVELEGVDAFGRDSGLAIIPAPRLLPRVIRVPEEISGPGDNFVFLSSMIHAHADDLFPGMKVKGCYQFRLTRNADLSVDTEDVEDLARALRGELFSRRYGDAVRLEVADTCPKHLSDYLLKQFGLAESELYQVNGPVNLTRLFSITGLDSHPELQHPSFTPVIPKLLQKAENLFSVVGKQDILLLHPFESFTPVVDFLRQAAKDPNVLAIKQTLYRAGANSEIVDALVEAARNGKEVTAVIELRARFDEESNLQLASRLQAAGAVVIYGVVGFKTHAKMMLILRREDGELRRYAHLGTGNYHAGNARLYTDYSMLTADDALCEDLHKLFNQLIGMGKTLRMKKLLHAPFTLKKSLLDMIAKEAQHATEGKPAHIMAKVNSLTDPKVIRALYKASQSGVKIDLVVRGMCCLRPGIPGVSHNIQVRSIIGRFLEHSRIYYFLNGGDELLYLSSADWMERNLDMRVETCFPVEGKKLITRVKKELETYLADNTHSWALQPDGRYLRNSPSGNQNPRSAQAILLDKLLNPPVSAR encoded by the coding sequence ATGAACACCGATGGACTGAACCAAGCGTCGAACCCCCAACAAGAGCCCGTGCCGGAGCAGCCGGTCGCCGAGGCCCCCGCCCCGGCGCCCGTCGAGACCCCGCCGCCGGCCCCCGCGCCGGCTCCGGTGATCCCGGGCCTGGATGACAGCAGCCTGTACATCCACCGGGAGCTGTCGCAGCTGCAGTTCAACATCCGTGTCTTGGAGCAGGCGCTCGACGAGTCCTACCCGCTGCTCGAGCGCCTGAAATTCCTGCTGATCTTCTCCAGCAACCTCGACGAGTTCTTCGAAATCCGGGCCGCCGGCCTGAAGAAGCAGATCACCTTCGCCCGCGAACAGGCGGGTGCCGACGGCCTGCTGCCGCACCAGGCGCTGGCCCGCATCAGCGAGCTGGTGCACGAGCAGGTGGCGCGCCAGTACAGCATCCTCAACGACGTGCTGCTGCCGGAGCTGGCCAAGCACCAGGTCAGCTTCATCCGCCGGCGCTACTGGACGCCCAAGCTCAAGACCTGGGTGCGCCGCTATTTCCGCGACGAGATCGCACCGATCATCAGCCCCATCGGCCTCGACCCGACCCACCCCTTCCCGCTGCTGGTGAACAAGAGCCTCAACTTCATCGTCGAGCTGGAGGGCGTCGATGCCTTCGGCCGCGACTCGGGCCTGGCGATCATCCCGGCGCCGCGCCTGCTGCCGCGCGTGATCCGCGTACCCGAGGAGATCAGCGGCCCCGGCGACAACTTCGTGTTCCTGTCGTCGATGATCCACGCCCACGCCGACGACCTGTTCCCCGGCATGAAGGTGAAGGGTTGCTACCAGTTCCGCCTGACCCGTAACGCCGATCTTTCGGTGGACACCGAGGATGTCGAGGACCTGGCCCGCGCCCTGCGCGGCGAGCTGTTCTCGCGCCGCTACGGCGATGCGGTGCGCCTGGAGGTGGCCGACACCTGCCCGAAACACCTGTCCGACTACCTGCTCAAGCAGTTCGGCCTGGCCGAGAGCGAGCTGTACCAGGTCAACGGCCCGGTCAACCTGACCCGCCTGTTCAGCATCACCGGGCTGGACAGCCACCCCGAGCTGCAGCACCCGAGCTTCACCCCGGTGATCCCCAAGCTGCTGCAGAAGGCCGAGAACCTGTTCAGTGTGGTGGGCAAGCAGGACATCCTGCTGCTGCACCCCTTCGAGTCCTTCACCCCGGTGGTGGACTTCCTGCGCCAGGCGGCCAAGGACCCCAACGTCCTGGCCATCAAGCAGACGCTGTACCGCGCCGGTGCCAACTCCGAGATCGTCGACGCCCTGGTGGAGGCGGCACGCAACGGCAAGGAGGTCACCGCGGTGATCGAGCTGCGCGCGCGCTTCGACGAGGAATCCAACCTGCAGCTGGCCAGCCGCCTGCAGGCTGCCGGCGCCGTGGTGATCTACGGCGTGGTCGGCTTCAAGACCCACGCCAAGATGATGCTCATCCTGCGCCGCGAGGATGGCGAGCTGCGCCGCTATGCCCACCTGGGCACCGGCAACTACCACGCCGGCAACGCGCGCCTGTACACCGACTACAGCATGCTCACCGCCGACGACGCGCTCTGCGAGGACCTGCACAAGCTGTTCAACCAGTTGATCGGCATGGGCAAGACGCTGCGCATGAAGAAGCTGCTGCACGCGCCCTTCACCCTGAAGAAGTCGTTGCTGGACATGATCGCCAAGGAGGCCCAGCACGCCACCGAAGGCAAGCCGGCGCACATCATGGCCAAGGTCAACTCGCTGACCGACCCGAAGGTCATCCGCGCGCTTTACAAGGCCAGCCAGAGCGGCGTGAAGATCGACCTGGTGGTGCGTGGCATGTGCTGCCTGCGCCCGGGCATCCCCGGCGTCTCGCACAACATCCAGGTGCGCTCGATCATCGGCCGCTTCCTCGAACACAGCCGCATCTACTATTTCCTCAATGGTGGCGACGAGCTGCTCTATCTCTCCAGTGCCGACTGGATGGAGCGCAACCTCGACATGCGCGTGGAGACCTGCTTCCCGGTGGAGGGCAAGAAGCTCATCACCCGGGTCAAGAAGGAGCTGGAGACCTACCTCGCCGACAACACCCACAGCTGGGCCCTGCAGCCCGATGGTCGCTACCTGCGCAACAGCCCCAGCGGCAACCAGAACCCGCGCAGCGCCCAGGCCATCCTTCTGGACAAGCTGCTCAACCCGCCGGTCAGCGCGCGCTGA
- a CDS encoding CDP-6-deoxy-delta-3,4-glucoseen reductase, with translation MRVTLQPSGAVLEIQAGENILAAARRLGYECPQSCRNGNCHICAALLVEGRVRQAGVELDHGELFTCLAEPLEDCVLHWDGVLAPGELPVRTLNCQVSACIDAGGDVWRVRLRAPAGKPPRYHAGQYLLVAREDGESSAFSLASAPSEGRDIELHILAREPSAQALLAQLQRTGIARVQMPFGDTHLAELPEGPLVLIAAGTGMAQMHSLIEHCRATGFRHPVHLYWGARRPEDFYELPHWAQWQGLGNLTLHQVVSDACGWQGRCGLLHEAVRQDFPDLKPLHVYASGSPAMVYATLDALVAAGMDAHQMRADVFAYAPRP, from the coding sequence ATGCGGGTCACGCTGCAACCCTCCGGCGCGGTCCTGGAGATCCAGGCCGGCGAGAACATCCTCGCGGCGGCCCGGCGCCTCGGCTACGAGTGCCCGCAGAGCTGCCGCAACGGCAACTGCCACATCTGCGCGGCCCTGCTGGTCGAGGGCCGCGTGCGCCAGGCCGGCGTCGAGCTCGACCACGGCGAACTCTTCACCTGCCTGGCCGAACCCCTGGAAGACTGCGTGCTGCACTGGGACGGCGTGCTCGCGCCCGGCGAGCTGCCGGTGCGCACGCTCAACTGCCAGGTCAGCGCCTGCATCGATGCCGGTGGCGACGTGTGGCGCGTGCGCCTGCGCGCCCCGGCCGGCAAGCCGCCGCGCTACCACGCCGGGCAATACCTGCTGGTCGCGCGCGAGGATGGCGAATCCTCGGCCTTCTCCCTCGCCTCCGCGCCCAGCGAAGGGCGCGATATCGAACTGCACATCCTCGCCCGCGAGCCCAGCGCCCAGGCCCTGCTGGCGCAGTTGCAGCGCACCGGCATCGCCCGGGTGCAGATGCCTTTCGGCGACACCCACCTCGCCGAGCTTCCCGAGGGCCCGCTGGTATTGATCGCCGCCGGCACCGGCATGGCGCAGATGCACAGCCTGATCGAGCATTGCCGTGCCACGGGATTCAGGCACCCGGTGCACCTGTACTGGGGCGCGCGGCGGCCGGAGGACTTCTACGAACTGCCGCACTGGGCGCAGTGGCAGGGCCTCGGCAACCTGACCCTGCACCAGGTGGTCAGCGACGCCTGTGGCTGGCAGGGCCGTTGCGGGCTGCTGCATGAAGCGGTGCGCCAGGACTTCCCCGACCTCAAGCCGCTGCATGTCTACGCCAGCGGCTCGCCGGCCATGGTCTACGCCACCCTCGACGCCCTGGTGGCGGCGGGGATGGACGCCCACCAGATGCGTGCCGACGTCTTCGCCTACGCCCCCAGGCCGTGA
- the ubiD gene encoding 4-hydroxy-3-polyprenylbenzoate decarboxylase: MQYRDLREFISGLEQRGELKRVTAPVSPILEMTEICDRTLRKQGPALLFENPTGYDIPVLGNLFGTPGRVALGMGADDVSELREIGKLLAFLKEPEPPKGLKDAWSKLPIFKKVISMAPKVLKDAPCHEVIEEGDDVDLGKLPIQHCWPGDVAPLITWGLTITRGPNKERQNLGIYRQQVIGRNKVIMRWLSHRGGALDYREWCQKHPDTPYPVCVALGADPATILGAVTPVPDTLSEYAFAGLLRGHRTELVKAIGSDLQVPASAEIVLEGVIHPGETAPEGPYGDHTGYYNEVDTFPVFTVERITRRRKPIYHSTYTGRPPDEPAILGVALNEVFVPILQKQFPEITDFYLPPEGCSYRMAVVTMKKQYPGHAKRVMLGVWSFLRQFMYTKFVIVTDDDIDARDWNDVIWAITTRMDPKRDTVMIDNTPIDYLDFASPISGLGSKMGLDATHKWPGETTREWGRAIVKDEAVTRRVDDIWSSLGID; encoded by the coding sequence ATGCAGTATCGCGATCTGCGCGAATTCATCAGCGGCCTGGAACAGCGTGGCGAGCTCAAGCGCGTCACCGCCCCGGTCTCGCCGATCCTGGAAATGACCGAAATCTGCGACCGCACCCTGCGCAAGCAAGGCCCGGCGCTGCTCTTCGAGAACCCCACCGGCTATGACATCCCCGTGCTCGGCAACCTGTTCGGCACGCCCGGGCGCGTGGCCCTCGGCATGGGTGCGGATGACGTCTCCGAACTGCGCGAGATCGGCAAGCTGCTGGCCTTCCTCAAGGAGCCCGAGCCGCCCAAGGGGCTGAAGGACGCCTGGTCCAAGCTGCCGATCTTCAAGAAGGTCATCAGCATGGCGCCCAAGGTCCTCAAGGACGCCCCTTGCCACGAAGTGATCGAGGAAGGCGACGACGTCGACCTCGGCAAGCTGCCGATCCAGCACTGCTGGCCGGGCGACGTGGCACCGCTGATCACCTGGGGCCTGACCATCACCCGCGGCCCCAACAAGGAGCGGCAGAACCTCGGCATCTACCGCCAGCAGGTGATCGGCCGCAACAAGGTCATCATGCGCTGGCTCAGCCACCGTGGCGGCGCGCTGGACTACCGCGAGTGGTGCCAGAAGCACCCGGACACGCCCTACCCCGTCTGCGTCGCCCTCGGTGCCGACCCGGCGACCATCCTCGGCGCGGTGACCCCGGTGCCGGACACCCTCTCCGAATACGCCTTCGCCGGCCTGCTGCGCGGCCACCGCACCGAGCTGGTCAAGGCCATCGGCTCCGACCTGCAGGTCCCGGCCAGTGCCGAGATCGTGCTGGAAGGCGTGATCCACCCCGGCGAGACGGCCCCGGAAGGCCCCTACGGCGACCACACCGGCTACTACAACGAGGTCGACACCTTCCCGGTGTTCACCGTCGAGCGCATCACCCGGCGCCGCAAGCCCATCTACCACAGCACCTACACCGGCCGCCCGCCGGACGAGCCGGCCATCCTCGGCGTGGCGCTGAACGAAGTCTTCGTGCCGATCCTGCAGAAGCAGTTCCCCGAGATCACCGACTTCTACCTGCCGCCCGAAGGCTGCTCCTACCGCATGGCGGTGGTGACCATGAAGAAGCAGTACCCCGGCCACGCCAAGCGCGTGATGCTCGGCGTCTGGTCCTTCCTGCGCCAGTTCATGTACACCAAGTTCGTCATCGTCACCGACGACGACATCGACGCCCGCGACTGGAACGACGTGATCTGGGCCATCACCACCCGCATGGACCCCAAGCGCGACACGGTGATGATCGACAACACCCCCATCGACTACCTGGACTTCGCCTCGCCCATCTCCGGCCTCGGCTCCAAGATGGGCCTGGACGCCACCCACAAGTGGCCGGGCGAGACCACCCGCGAATGGGGCCGGGCCATCGTCAAGGACGAGGCGGTGACCCGCCGCGTCGACGACATCTGGTCCAGCCTGGGTATCGACTGA